In Microvenator marinus, one genomic interval encodes:
- a CDS encoding serine/threonine protein kinase translates to MTPLDPNDPQSLQNGRYQLKGILGEGAMGRTYLAVDTQTHTELAIKALYPSRLATIKDLEMFEREAAVLKRLDHPQIPKYLDAFHEGEGESMCYFLAQTYVKGRTLRDMIDSGHRFDDDEFIQLAEHLLEVASYLHTSTPPVVHRDLKPANIIINPKETPVVVDFGAVREVVRLTMGGGSTIIGTYGYMPPEQLMGRSLPATDVYALGVTLVECLTRQTPTDLHGDDIKRLIEGVRGTDNLKRLLSRMCAPSLEDRFKSANEVLEDLRGLKGGVLVHTAKLEQEILDRERERIKELKKKGSQRAHIGYLLLVLIALSTAVVAIAYVGQALLVGVNTSIQLALFIGGAGLLMNLGLVGTRVNHDAWNAPQPDWKKATAKVKSVRQEQVMTENGTLDTVNILTYVFAAGSSLREHKRVLSRADYAALERIRDQEEMPKRQKALIDYIVAQFKEDHGIDIRENEAAMKRVKEGARIGALDREVTQKSYVVIFIPGVTLEPRKDFRVQLTLSEYKDLFPLRGVIPKGYEFSVWYPPGKPELHDLRDIRKPGTDVMENLFSHLEIHTPE, encoded by the coding sequence ATGACCCCACTCGACCCGAACGATCCCCAAAGCCTTCAAAACGGGCGATATCAGCTCAAAGGCATTCTGGGCGAAGGCGCGATGGGCCGCACCTACCTCGCCGTGGACACTCAGACACATACCGAGCTGGCCATCAAGGCACTCTATCCGTCGCGCCTTGCCACCATCAAGGACCTCGAGATGTTTGAGCGCGAGGCCGCTGTCCTCAAGCGCCTTGACCACCCCCAAATCCCCAAATATCTAGACGCGTTTCACGAGGGTGAAGGCGAGTCGATGTGTTACTTTCTCGCCCAAACCTACGTGAAGGGGCGGACTTTGAGGGATATGATCGACTCGGGGCATCGATTCGACGACGACGAATTCATCCAGCTCGCGGAACACTTGCTTGAGGTGGCCTCATATCTACACACGAGCACTCCGCCGGTCGTCCATCGCGATTTGAAACCCGCCAATATCATCATCAACCCCAAAGAAACGCCGGTCGTGGTGGATTTCGGGGCCGTGCGTGAAGTGGTGAGACTCACCATGGGCGGCGGCTCAACGATCATCGGCACTTATGGATATATGCCACCCGAGCAGCTCATGGGGCGCTCACTCCCCGCCACTGACGTCTATGCGCTCGGTGTGACGCTCGTGGAGTGCCTGACTCGCCAAACGCCTACCGACTTGCACGGCGATGATATCAAGCGACTCATTGAGGGCGTTCGGGGAACCGACAATCTCAAACGCTTGCTTTCACGCATGTGTGCACCCTCTTTGGAAGATAGGTTCAAGAGCGCCAACGAAGTCTTGGAAGACTTGCGCGGGCTCAAAGGCGGGGTCCTCGTTCACACTGCAAAGCTCGAACAAGAGATTCTCGACCGTGAGCGCGAACGCATCAAGGAACTGAAGAAGAAAGGGTCGCAGCGAGCCCATATCGGCTATCTCCTCTTGGTTTTGATAGCACTCAGCACCGCAGTTGTAGCGATAGCATACGTAGGTCAAGCACTTCTCGTTGGAGTCAACACGTCTATACAGCTCGCGCTATTCATCGGTGGCGCGGGCCTCCTGATGAACCTCGGTCTTGTTGGGACGAGGGTCAATCACGACGCGTGGAATGCGCCTCAACCCGACTGGAAAAAGGCCACCGCCAAGGTCAAGAGCGTGCGCCAGGAACAGGTCATGACCGAAAATGGCACTCTGGATACAGTCAACATCCTGACCTATGTGTTTGCGGCAGGTTCTTCGCTGCGCGAGCATAAGCGGGTGCTAAGCCGTGCCGACTATGCCGCGCTTGAGAGGATTCGAGACCAGGAAGAGATGCCGAAGCGTCAAAAGGCCCTGATCGACTATATCGTCGCGCAATTCAAAGAAGATCATGGCATCGATATTCGCGAGAACGAAGCGGCCATGAAGCGCGTCAAAGAAGGCGCGAGAATCGGAGCGCTTGACCGTGAAGTCACTCAGAAATCCTATGTCGTAATCTTCATTCCCGGCGTGACTCTCGAGCCTCGGAAGGACTTCAGGGTTCAGCTGACTTTGAGTGAGTACAAAGATCTTTTCCCCTTGCGTGGGGTCATCCCCAAGGGCTACGAATTCAGCGTCTGGTACCCTCCTGGCAAGCCTGAACTCCACGATTTGAGAGACATCAGGAAGCCAGGGACCGACGTGATGGAAAACCTCTTTTCACACCTAGAGATTCACACTCCCGAATAA
- a CDS encoding SRPBCC domain-containing protein, which produces MDELKITTEFDVPPEQVYKAWLSSKLHSEMTGVACEISGKVGGKFRAGDGYIEGVTVELEPNRRIVQKWRSKDFPADAPDSTVEILLFPIDDDGCLFQLFHTGLPAGDGDDYLEGWEEHYLEPMREFFGEFEY; this is translated from the coding sequence ATGGATGAGCTCAAAATCACCACCGAATTCGATGTCCCTCCAGAACAGGTCTACAAGGCCTGGCTTAGCTCCAAACTACATTCTGAAATGACCGGTGTGGCTTGCGAGATTTCGGGGAAGGTTGGCGGCAAGTTTCGTGCGGGAGACGGCTACATCGAGGGCGTCACCGTGGAGCTCGAGCCAAATCGCCGAATCGTCCAGAAGTGGCGCTCCAAAGACTTCCCCGCGGATGCACCCGATTCCACGGTGGAGATCTTGCTCTTCCCTATCGATGATGACGGCTGCCTCTTCCAACTCTTCCACACGGGCCTTCCAGCCGGCGACGGCGACGACTACCTCGAGGGCTGGGAAGAACACTACCTCGAGCCAATGCGCGAATTCTTTGGAGAATTCGAATACTAG
- a CDS encoding RCC1 domain-containing protein, with amino-acid sequence MKLNTVLLVIAAGTFQLISGCGDSVTKKTPTQEPPVEGCAPECEEGFTCVQSECVETQDPDACEEDEEYNEMLKVCLVPSCTNGIKDSAEEGPDCGGPCELECSIDEPSCDDGVRNGDEIGVDCGGSCEACEVPATCGNDTIEAGEDCDHGGTLQLNCAYGETSCQVCSASCTWVEGTVSGFCGDLTVQGGAGEECDEGQDPVRLCDYGLMSCQVCNSNCRFTAGLTAYCGDGIRQAPENCDGTDLDGGTCTGLGEPAGTLSCSSSCTWDTSGCQAQPSGPAPVTLSVGYSHTCTVMDDDSVRCWGENTDGRIGDGTRTQRTTPTVVPGLQAEYVVAGGYHTCALLLNGTVSCWGSNLKGQVGVTTTGDVLTPTPVAGLTNITAIDAGTGHVCALTANGDVYCWGDAEYGQTGYGSLGTFSSTPIRVTDSNGFAISNVTQISAGLAHTCARHADGTISCWGRNDYNQLGRYPQTTFSQPYAGKVYNSAGSVVSNAQYVGVGGDFTCLRDGASISCWGGNVYGQLGLSDTLDRPYPSTIFSSLGFLNVGERHACSSNASRELFCWGFGQDGRLGTGSTLNQSSPTFVSLPANTTFDVGGTHTCALLQDGSLQCWGRNNRGQLGNGTTLNASTPTPVTF; translated from the coding sequence ATGAAACTCAACACAGTTCTTTTGGTCATCGCCGCCGGCACCTTTCAATTGATCAGCGGTTGTGGCGACTCAGTCACAAAAAAAACTCCCACACAAGAACCCCCTGTCGAAGGCTGCGCGCCTGAGTGTGAGGAAGGTTTCACCTGCGTACAATCCGAGTGCGTGGAGACTCAAGACCCTGACGCGTGTGAAGAAGACGAAGAGTACAATGAGATGCTCAAGGTCTGCCTGGTTCCCTCGTGTACGAATGGCATCAAAGACAGCGCTGAGGAAGGTCCCGACTGTGGAGGCCCCTGCGAACTTGAGTGTTCGATAGACGAGCCTTCCTGCGACGACGGCGTCAGAAACGGCGACGAGATTGGGGTAGATTGCGGAGGAAGTTGTGAGGCTTGCGAAGTCCCAGCAACCTGCGGAAATGACACCATTGAAGCGGGCGAAGACTGCGACCATGGAGGCACCCTCCAGCTCAATTGCGCATACGGCGAGACCTCTTGCCAGGTGTGCTCGGCCTCGTGTACGTGGGTTGAAGGGACGGTATCGGGCTTTTGCGGTGATTTGACTGTACAAGGAGGTGCCGGCGAGGAGTGTGACGAAGGCCAAGACCCCGTAAGGTTATGCGACTATGGGCTAATGTCGTGCCAAGTTTGCAACTCAAACTGCCGATTCACCGCTGGCCTAACCGCGTATTGCGGTGATGGGATCCGCCAAGCACCCGAGAACTGCGATGGAACAGACCTCGATGGCGGAACATGTACAGGCCTTGGAGAACCGGCCGGCACACTGAGTTGTTCGAGCTCATGCACTTGGGATACGAGTGGCTGCCAAGCGCAACCGTCGGGACCTGCGCCCGTAACTCTCTCAGTCGGCTACTCACATACCTGCACAGTCATGGACGATGACTCGGTGCGTTGTTGGGGTGAGAATACCGACGGTCGAATCGGAGATGGCACGCGAACCCAACGCACGACCCCAACCGTGGTCCCAGGCCTCCAAGCCGAGTACGTGGTCGCGGGCGGCTATCACACATGCGCGCTACTCTTGAACGGCACAGTTTCTTGCTGGGGCTCAAATCTAAAGGGACAAGTTGGAGTGACCACTACAGGCGATGTCCTTACTCCTACGCCTGTAGCGGGTCTGACAAACATTACTGCCATCGACGCCGGAACCGGCCATGTCTGCGCGCTGACTGCCAACGGAGACGTCTACTGCTGGGGTGATGCTGAATACGGCCAGACCGGTTACGGAAGTTTGGGTACTTTTTCTTCCACTCCAATCCGAGTCACCGATTCCAACGGATTCGCGATCAGCAACGTGACGCAGATCTCCGCCGGTTTGGCTCACACGTGCGCTCGGCATGCGGATGGCACCATCTCGTGTTGGGGCCGAAACGATTACAACCAACTCGGGCGCTATCCGCAAACTACATTCTCGCAACCGTACGCAGGGAAGGTCTACAATTCCGCAGGGTCTGTGGTGTCGAACGCCCAATATGTGGGAGTAGGAGGGGACTTCACTTGCCTAAGAGACGGGGCATCGATCTCGTGTTGGGGCGGCAATGTGTACGGCCAGCTGGGACTCAGCGATACACTTGACCGACCCTACCCAAGCACCATCTTCAGCTCCCTTGGGTTCCTAAACGTCGGCGAACGCCATGCGTGTTCGTCCAATGCGTCTCGCGAGCTCTTTTGCTGGGGATTCGGCCAAGACGGTCGCCTCGGAACGGGGAGCACTCTGAACCAATCGAGCCCCACATTCGTGAGCTTACCCGCCAACACCACCTTCGATGTTGGAGGCACTCACACCTGCGCACTTCTGCAAGACGGCAGTCTGCAATGTTGGGGAAGAAACAACCGAGGTCAGCTTGGAAACGGGACGACGCTTAACGCATCAACCCCAACTCCAGTAACCTTCTAA
- a CDS encoding FKBP-type peptidyl-prolyl cis-trans isomerase — protein MSNDPTATPSDVAAPPADAETTASGLATKVLTAGHGSEHPKATSTVTVHYAGWTTDGKLFDASYKRGKPASFPLNRVIAGWTEGLQLMVEGERRRLWIPQDLAYKGAPGVPAGMLVFDVELLSIG, from the coding sequence ATGTCTAACGATCCTACAGCAACACCATCTGATGTCGCCGCCCCACCCGCAGACGCAGAGACCACGGCATCTGGCCTCGCGACCAAAGTCCTGACCGCAGGGCACGGCTCAGAGCACCCTAAGGCGACGTCAACGGTCACCGTGCACTATGCCGGATGGACCACAGACGGAAAGCTCTTTGACGCCTCGTACAAGCGTGGAAAGCCTGCTTCCTTCCCACTCAATCGCGTGATCGCCGGGTGGACCGAGGGGCTTCAGTTGATGGTCGAGGGCGAGCGTCGTCGCCTCTGGATCCCACAGGACCTTGCGTACAAGGGCGCACCTGGTGTTCCAGCAGGAATGCTGGTTTTTGACGTCGAACTTCTTTCGATCGGTTAG
- a CDS encoding fused MFS/spermidine synthase, with translation MPSPKGIVQTRGTLIYLMFFSSGVASLTLQVVWFKYLQFVLGSSTGAVSVTIASFFLGLSLGARLGGSFADRTTNPLRAYAGVEAFISVLALGITVLLSNWAAWVGPLLGLLAADSALKLPMTVLIGFGTLLLPTMGMGATLPFLARFVVAARDELAAKIGVLYGINTLGAATGALAVGFVLIEWLGVMGSGLLASALYLGISALAFLLSRAPQAEVGTGEAEEDAQNTLDARTRGMLVGIFGLSGFVAIAYEVIWFRMLSLVSARSVYAFSSMLAVYLLGLVLGSFICARFLAHKKDALLSSFARVQILIGASALLSLAMMGKLNTIKALSVNASLALLPQSLELHLADILSVNLVSLAVFGLPTTLIGIAFPLASELTIHRVGVVGSGLGRLYSWNTLGGVLGSLGAGFLLLPTIGSFWALVSMVALNLGLAALVIWGARLKDAVMKRELAVALLASIAVVATLGPGYINAQLTAFNHAEVLELRESKDATFVVLGYDMDGPEPFVQLLANGTSYANNSMIGRRYMGALAHLPVLLHPEPKNAVVICIGTGTTVGALTTYQSLSEIHAVDLSKEVFEFAPHFVPVNESFHTNSAVRKIAADGRHYLLSTQQTFDVLTFEPPPPMDAGVVNLYSEEFYQIAKERMDDQSVIAQWVPMTMARGDLSKILIKAMFANFDHVSLWATNRMEGVAIASKHPLKIDEAALALRMKEPGVYENLKAIGLEEPEDLLGTFIAADDALRAWVEDVPSVTDNNPTIEYHRSFELRALQPDDLLGIREDVSKYLTAPPSDPAALEAARQAVMLSHRVFVEKDAVKKGALANEALELRPDNAFLQWQAEKSQP, from the coding sequence ATGCCGAGTCCTAAGGGAATTGTACAAACGAGGGGCACGCTGATCTATCTGATGTTCTTTAGCTCAGGGGTCGCCTCCCTGACGCTGCAGGTCGTCTGGTTCAAATACCTTCAGTTTGTGCTCGGTAGCTCTACGGGCGCGGTCTCAGTGACCATCGCGAGCTTTTTTCTAGGGCTCTCGCTTGGGGCGAGGCTTGGAGGAAGTTTCGCGGACCGAACTACAAACCCGCTTCGTGCGTATGCGGGTGTGGAAGCATTCATCAGCGTTCTGGCGCTCGGAATTACGGTGCTCCTGAGCAATTGGGCAGCATGGGTGGGGCCTCTTCTCGGACTCCTCGCTGCGGATTCGGCGCTCAAACTGCCCATGACGGTTTTGATCGGCTTTGGAACGCTCCTTCTTCCGACTATGGGTATGGGGGCGACCTTGCCGTTCCTCGCTCGATTTGTGGTAGCCGCACGCGATGAGCTCGCCGCCAAAATCGGGGTGCTTTACGGCATCAATACTCTGGGTGCGGCAACCGGTGCGCTGGCGGTGGGTTTCGTGCTCATCGAGTGGCTCGGAGTCATGGGAAGCGGACTTCTCGCAAGCGCGCTTTATCTCGGGATTTCAGCCCTGGCCTTCCTTTTGAGCCGCGCACCCCAGGCAGAAGTCGGAACAGGTGAGGCCGAAGAAGACGCCCAGAACACGCTCGATGCCCGCACCCGAGGCATGTTGGTAGGGATTTTCGGCCTGAGTGGTTTTGTCGCGATCGCCTACGAGGTCATCTGGTTTCGGATGCTCAGCCTGGTGTCGGCCCGGTCAGTCTACGCTTTCTCGAGCATGCTCGCCGTCTACCTTCTGGGCCTCGTCTTAGGATCCTTCATTTGTGCTCGATTTCTCGCTCATAAGAAGGATGCCCTGCTCTCGAGTTTCGCGCGCGTCCAGATCCTGATTGGTGCAAGTGCGCTTCTAAGTCTTGCGATGATGGGCAAACTCAACACGATCAAGGCGTTGAGCGTGAATGCGTCTCTTGCGCTATTGCCACAGAGCCTAGAGCTCCACCTCGCTGATATTTTGTCGGTGAATCTCGTCAGTCTGGCAGTGTTTGGGCTACCCACTACCCTCATTGGCATCGCGTTTCCTCTGGCGAGCGAGCTGACGATCCATCGTGTTGGGGTTGTGGGAAGTGGGCTTGGAAGGCTCTATTCGTGGAACACGCTTGGTGGCGTTTTGGGTTCGCTCGGAGCTGGTTTTTTACTCCTTCCAACCATCGGAAGTTTTTGGGCGCTGGTGTCTATGGTGGCGCTAAACCTTGGTCTCGCCGCACTTGTGATTTGGGGCGCGCGCCTTAAAGACGCGGTCATGAAGCGCGAGCTCGCGGTAGCGCTCTTAGCCAGTATCGCAGTGGTAGCCACCCTTGGGCCTGGCTATATCAACGCGCAACTCACAGCCTTCAATCACGCTGAGGTGCTCGAACTCAGGGAGTCAAAGGACGCCACCTTTGTGGTCCTCGGCTACGACATGGATGGCCCGGAGCCTTTTGTTCAGCTCCTCGCCAACGGCACGAGCTATGCCAACAACTCGATGATCGGGAGGCGCTACATGGGCGCGTTGGCGCACCTTCCTGTGCTTCTGCATCCGGAGCCTAAGAACGCAGTCGTGATTTGCATCGGCACGGGGACGACGGTGGGGGCACTTACGACCTATCAGAGTTTGAGCGAAATTCACGCCGTGGACCTCTCTAAGGAGGTCTTTGAGTTTGCGCCCCATTTTGTGCCGGTGAACGAGAGTTTCCACACAAATTCTGCGGTGCGGAAAATTGCTGCAGATGGTCGCCATTATCTGCTTTCGACCCAGCAAACGTTCGATGTGTTGACCTTTGAGCCACCCCCACCGATGGATGCCGGCGTGGTCAATCTCTATTCGGAGGAGTTTTATCAAATCGCGAAAGAGCGCATGGACGATCAGAGTGTAATCGCTCAATGGGTACCGATGACCATGGCGCGGGGCGACCTCTCTAAAATTCTCATCAAAGCGATGTTTGCAAACTTCGACCACGTGTCTTTGTGGGCGACAAATCGGATGGAGGGGGTTGCGATTGCCTCGAAGCACCCATTGAAAATCGATGAGGCGGCGCTGGCGCTTCGAATGAAGGAGCCGGGCGTTTATGAAAATCTCAAGGCTATTGGACTGGAAGAACCCGAAGACCTTCTCGGCACCTTCATCGCCGCCGATGACGCACTGCGTGCCTGGGTGGAAGACGTGCCGAGCGTCACCGATAACAATCCCACCATTGAGTACCACCGAAGCTTTGAGCTACGAGCCCTCCAGCCCGACGATCTTCTGGGGATTCGGGAAGACGTGAGCAAGTATTTGACGGCTCCGCCATCTGATCCCGCTGCTTTGGAAGCCGCCCGGCAGGCCGTGATGCTCAGCCACCGAGTCTTCGTGGAGAAGGATGCGGTGAAGAAGGGGGCTTTGGCAAACGAGGCACTTGAGTTAAGACCAGACAACGCGTTCCTGCAGTGGCAGGCCGAAAAATCACAACCTTAA
- a CDS encoding methanobactin export MATE transporter MbnM — translation MILALLSLSCTDDTTSEVEKSGTFDWDEVLPGHFPKPKIPADNPMTYEKVELGRHLFYDTRLSGNQTQSCASCHVQENAFSDPRARAVGSTGEVHPRGSMSLANVVYASVLTWGNPLMVELEDQMLVPLFGEDPVELGLGAQEEVLGRLSEDPIYEDLFERAFPGEGITLVTMTKAIGSFQRSLISAGAPYDRYQAGESDALSESEKRGMDLFFSERLECFHCHGGFSLADAVTHEGLVFDEPSFHNNGLYNVDGFGAYPPENGGVFEITGILEDSGRFKAPTLRNIAVTAPYMHDGSLETLDDVIDHYARGGTLTEDGPNAGDGAQNRFKSEFVNGFELSESEREDLLNFLRALTDEEFLNNPAHSDPW, via the coding sequence ATGATTCTAGCGCTACTCTCTTTGTCCTGTACAGACGACACGACCTCCGAGGTTGAAAAGTCGGGTACATTTGATTGGGACGAGGTCCTTCCCGGGCATTTTCCGAAGCCAAAGATCCCTGCGGACAACCCCATGACGTATGAAAAAGTAGAGCTAGGCAGGCACCTTTTTTACGACACGCGTCTTTCTGGAAACCAGACGCAGAGTTGTGCGAGTTGCCACGTCCAAGAAAACGCATTTTCGGACCCAAGGGCCCGCGCTGTGGGTAGCACAGGTGAGGTCCATCCTCGCGGCTCCATGAGCCTCGCCAATGTGGTCTATGCGTCAGTGCTGACGTGGGGAAACCCGCTCATGGTTGAACTCGAAGACCAGATGCTCGTACCCCTTTTTGGAGAAGACCCTGTTGAATTGGGGCTTGGTGCTCAAGAAGAAGTCTTAGGGAGGCTCTCCGAAGATCCTATCTATGAGGACCTCTTCGAACGCGCATTTCCGGGGGAAGGCATCACTCTGGTCACCATGACCAAGGCCATCGGCTCTTTCCAACGGTCTTTGATTTCGGCGGGTGCTCCCTATGACCGCTATCAAGCGGGCGAATCAGATGCCCTCTCAGAGTCCGAAAAACGCGGAATGGACCTCTTCTTCTCGGAGCGTCTTGAGTGCTTCCACTGTCACGGTGGGTTCTCGCTAGCGGACGCTGTGACGCATGAGGGATTGGTCTTTGACGAGCCGAGTTTCCACAACAACGGCCTCTACAACGTAGACGGCTTCGGAGCGTACCCACCTGAAAATGGTGGCGTGTTTGAAATCACGGGAATCCTCGAGGATTCCGGGCGTTTCAAGGCCCCTACCCTGCGCAATATCGCGGTAACGGCTCCCTATATGCACGATGGAAGTCTCGAGACTTTGGACGACGTGATCGACCATTATGCGCGTGGTGGCACGCTCACGGAAGATGGCCCCAATGCTGGGGACGGCGCGCAAAACCGATTTAAGAGTGAGTTTGTCAACGGTTTCGAATTGAGCGAGTCCGAACGTGAAGATCTGCTGAACTTCCTTCGCGCCCTAACCGACGAAGAGTTCCTCAATAACCCTGCCCATTCCGACCCCTGGTAG